ACACCGTGTCCGATCCACACGTCGTTGCCGATGGTGACTTTCGATTGGCGCCGCCAGTCGAAAAAATCGGGATCGTCCTCGCCCAAATCGAACAATGCGCTGCGATAGGTAAAGTGATGCAGCGCCGCGCGATCCAGGGGGTGATTGCCGGGGTTGATGCGCACATGCGAGGCGATGGAACAGAACTTTCCGATCTCCGTATAGATGACTTCGCCATCGCCGCAGATATAGGAGTAGTCGCCCATCACCGTTTCCGTAAGCTTGGTACGCTCCTGCACCTCGCACCAAGCCCCCAGCGACGAGTCCTTGATGCACGCGCTGGGATGAACGCAAGGCTGCTCGCCCAGCGCACGGCTGAATTCAATGTCCGTATTCATGATATAAAACCTGAACGATTAAAGCGTATCGTGGTCGAGCGAATAGCCCGCGCCGCGCACCGTGCGAATGGGATCGAAACCACCCGCATCCAACAACGCTTTGCGCAAGCGGCGAATGTGCACGTCGACGGTGCGGCTCTCCACATGCACGCCGTTCGACCACACCCGGTCGAGCAGAATTTCACGCGAATACACCCGTCCCGGACATTCCATCAAAAACTTGAGCAAGCGGTATTCGGTCGGCCCCAACTTCACAGTCGCGCCGCGCGCGGTGACTTTATGCTGCTCGGTGTTCAGGCTGATATCACCAAACGCCAACGTAATGTCGGCGCTGTTGGGT
This region of Magnetovibrio sp. genomic DNA includes:
- a CDS encoding DapH/DapD/GlmU-related protein, which translates into the protein MNTDIEFSRALGEQPCVHPSACIKDSSLGAWCEVQERTKLTETVMGDYSYICGDGEVIYTEIGKFCSIASHVRINPGNHPLDRAALHHFTYRSALFDLGEDDPDFFDWRRQSKVTIGNDVWIGHGVTVMPGVSIGDGAAIGSGAVVTRDVEPFTVVVGVPAKPVRKRFDEDTIAGLQKMRWWDWSQDMLRDRMGDFRTLGAADFVAKYTNS